In Triticum aestivum cultivar Chinese Spring chromosome 5B, IWGSC CS RefSeq v2.1, whole genome shotgun sequence, the following proteins share a genomic window:
- the LOC123114212 gene encoding trafficking protein particle complex subunit 5, with translation MIGVGKAKQYANVLDKPLGRGRQEVSLSAFAFLFSELVQYNQTQVDNIAELERRLEDAGYAVGARVLELLCHREKGNRRETRLLGILSFIHSTVWKVLFGKVADSLEKGTEHEDEYMISEKELLVNRFISVPKDMGAFNCGAFVAGIVRGVLDNAGFPAVVTAHFVPIEGQQRPRTTILIKFAQEVIHREARLG, from the exons ATGATCGGCGTGGGGAAGGCGAAACAGTACGCAAACGTGCTCGACAAGCCTCTCGGTCGTGGGAGACAGGAG GTCAGTTTGAGTGCTTTTGCATTCCTGTTCTCGGAATTGGTTCAATACAACCAGACACAAGTTGACAACATCGCTGAGCTGGAACGAAG GCTGGAGGACGCTGGTTATGCTGTTGGTGCAAGAGTTCTTGAACTGCTGTGTCACAGGGAGAAG GGGAATAGACGAGAGACTCGACTGCTGGGGATTTTATCATTCATTCACAGCACCGTATGGAAAGTACTGTTTGGAAAG GTGGCTGACTCGCTTGAGAAAGGAACAGAACATGAGGATGAATACATGATTAGTGAGAAGGAGCTTCTTGTTAACCG GTTCATTTCCGTGCCGAAAGACATGGGGGCATTCAACTGTGGAGCTTTTGTTGCAGGGATTGTAAGG GGCGTATTGGACAATGCTGGCTTTCCCGCGGTTGTGACGGCGCATTTTGTGCCAATTGAAGGCCAGCAGAGGCCCAGGACAACGAtcttgattaaatttgctcaagaG GTTATACACCGGGAAGCGAGGCTCGGCTGA